In Aquiflexum balticum DSM 16537, a single genomic region encodes these proteins:
- a CDS encoding leucyl aminopeptidase family protein — protein MKIKIVKIEKDFKGLVIIPFLENDRTEENAIKFLDKMVTKSLFAGKKDTQFILEDKISERVYLLIGLGKNPEYKTIKTAFRRLTAKQADLFGDNILISFLEGLDETALEAAVSGLLLGTYRLGHYKQKTGEEKDWGKVNLYIDVEFSNAEALAIKGFKIANAQLEAFSLVDLPPNKVTPEYLAEWAKKAGKEFGFNVKVLGRKKAEKEGLKAFLAVGQGSLKEPQFIIMKYRSEKAEKHIGLVGKGITFDTGGLNIKTAGMVHMKCDMGGAATVLGAMQLAADLQLPVNITAIVPCVENAVDGLSFVPSDVIGSYSGKTIEIIDTDAEGRLILADGLSYLIKNFKPDSVLDFATLTGSAVGTFGYECAALFSNDTVLSQKLQDSGMSIGEKVWPLPLWDVYKSEMDSEIADIKNFHGKPFAGAITAAKFLEVFTESHTSWAHLDIAGTAFGDSEFAKTKHATAFGVHLLIKLLEKI, from the coding sequence ATGAAAATTAAAATAGTCAAGATAGAAAAGGACTTTAAAGGATTGGTAATCATTCCATTTTTGGAAAATGACCGGACTGAAGAAAACGCCATAAAGTTCCTTGACAAAATGGTTACCAAGAGTCTTTTTGCCGGAAAAAAAGATACACAGTTCATCCTCGAAGATAAAATTTCTGAAAGAGTCTACCTGCTTATAGGGTTAGGCAAAAATCCGGAATACAAAACCATCAAAACAGCTTTCAGAAGATTGACCGCCAAACAGGCTGATCTTTTTGGAGATAATATTCTTATTTCATTCTTGGAAGGTTTAGATGAAACTGCTCTGGAAGCTGCAGTTTCCGGTTTGCTTCTCGGCACCTATAGGCTAGGCCATTACAAACAAAAAACCGGAGAGGAAAAAGATTGGGGGAAAGTAAACCTCTATATTGATGTCGAATTTTCCAATGCAGAAGCATTGGCCATAAAGGGCTTCAAAATTGCCAATGCTCAATTGGAAGCGTTCTCTTTGGTGGATTTACCTCCCAATAAAGTCACACCTGAGTATTTAGCTGAATGGGCAAAAAAAGCAGGAAAAGAATTTGGATTCAATGTCAAGGTACTTGGAAGAAAAAAAGCTGAAAAGGAAGGCTTGAAAGCATTCTTAGCAGTAGGTCAGGGCAGTTTGAAAGAACCGCAGTTTATAATTATGAAATACCGATCCGAGAAGGCGGAAAAACATATAGGATTGGTAGGAAAAGGAATAACATTCGATACCGGTGGATTGAATATCAAAACTGCCGGTATGGTCCATATGAAATGCGATATGGGAGGAGCTGCAACCGTATTGGGGGCTATGCAGTTGGCCGCAGATCTCCAATTACCTGTGAATATCACTGCTATAGTGCCTTGTGTAGAAAATGCGGTTGACGGACTTTCATTTGTTCCTTCCGATGTGATAGGGAGTTATAGTGGAAAAACCATTGAAATTATAGATACTGATGCTGAAGGCAGATTGATTTTAGCTGATGGCCTTTCCTATCTGATCAAAAATTTTAAGCCGGATTCGGTCTTGGATTTTGCTACATTGACCGGAAGTGCGGTAGGAACTTTTGGTTATGAATGTGCTGCTTTGTTTAGCAACGATACAGTACTTTCCCAGAAACTTCAGGACAGTGGCATGTCAATAGGAGAAAAAGTTTGGCCTCTTCCTCTTTGGGATGTTTATAAATCCGAAATGGACAGCGAAATTGCTGATATCAAAAATTTTCATGGGAAGCCATTTGCAGGAGCAATTACTGCAGCAAAATTCCTGGAAGTATTTACTGAAAGCCATACCTCATGGGCACATTTAGATATCGCAGGAACGGCCTTTGGAGATTCAGAATTTGCAAAAACCAAGCATGCAACTGCTTTTGGTGTTCATTTATTAATTAAATTGTTAGAAAAAATTTGA
- a CDS encoding ATP-grasp domain-containing protein: MKDNHKTFLCISNYFKGSAFLISLKKAGNTVFLITTEKLKESPWPFEYIDEVFYMPGQDLDWDLEKLLFGVAGIMKTTKIDAIVALDDYDVEKATFLRENLRVAGMGQATGRYFRDKLAMRMRAHEAGVLVPPFSPILNDEEINHFADNVPAPWVLKPRSEASAHGIIKVYDKDSLWQNIHELGDNRVRYLVEQFKPGDVYHADSLNLDAKTIFCTVSKYLATPMEISQGGGIFRSANVPYGSEDDKDIEEANKQVMKAFGMKNGAAHTEFIKGKEDGKIYFLETSSRVGGAHLAEMVEAATDVNLWTEWAKIEDAVAKGKEYKLPKVKKGYAGIVLTLSKYKDPDLSSFDDKEIFFRVPLDYHAGLILRSDKHSKIRELLDNYAERLTNDFSTVAEQEKLKKFH, translated from the coding sequence ATGAAAGACAATCATAAAACCTTTTTGTGCATTTCCAACTATTTTAAAGGAAGTGCTTTTTTGATTTCCCTTAAGAAAGCCGGAAATACTGTTTTTTTGATCACTACAGAAAAACTGAAGGAAAGTCCTTGGCCATTTGAATACATTGATGAAGTGTTTTATATGCCCGGTCAGGACCTGGACTGGGATTTGGAAAAACTCCTCTTTGGCGTGGCAGGCATCATGAAAACCACAAAAATCGATGCCATTGTAGCACTGGATGATTATGATGTTGAAAAGGCTACTTTCTTGAGAGAAAACCTCCGTGTTGCCGGTATGGGGCAAGCAACCGGCAGATATTTCCGTGATAAACTGGCCATGCGGATGCGGGCACATGAAGCGGGTGTGCTCGTTCCTCCATTCTCACCTATTTTGAACGATGAAGAAATCAATCATTTTGCAGATAATGTTCCCGCACCTTGGGTACTTAAACCCCGATCTGAAGCCTCTGCACATGGTATCATCAAGGTCTATGATAAAGACAGTCTTTGGCAGAATATCCATGAACTCGGTGACAATAGAGTGAGATATCTTGTGGAACAATTCAAACCCGGTGATGTGTATCATGCAGATAGCCTGAATCTAGATGCAAAGACTATTTTCTGCACTGTTTCCAAATACCTGGCCACCCCAATGGAAATTTCCCAGGGGGGCGGGATTTTCAGAAGTGCAAATGTCCCCTATGGTTCCGAAGATGATAAAGACATTGAAGAAGCCAATAAGCAGGTGATGAAAGCTTTTGGTATGAAAAACGGAGCTGCCCATACAGAATTCATCAAAGGAAAGGAAGATGGGAAAATCTATTTTCTCGAGACTTCTTCAAGGGTAGGCGGTGCACATTTGGCCGAAATGGTAGAAGCTGCAACAGATGTCAATCTATGGACTGAATGGGCCAAAATCGAAGATGCTGTAGCTAAAGGCAAAGAATATAAACTTCCCAAAGTTAAAAAAGGCTACGCCGGTATAGTACTGACACTTTCAAAATACAAGGATCCGGATCTTTCCTCATTTGATGATAAAGAAATATTCTTCAGGGTTCCATTGGATTATCATGCTGGCTTGATTTTAAGGTCTGACAAACACAGCAAAATCAGGGAATTGTTGGATAATTATGCCGAGCGCTTGACAAATGATTTTTCAACAGTCGCCGAACAGGAAAAATTGAAAAAATTCCATTAA
- a CDS encoding D-alanyl-D-alanine carboxypeptidase gives MKNHILLLIILIFSQISVSYGQRLNERRVRKMFENSAIMQEHFVGFMIQDESGKIIYQQNQDRHFVPASNTKLLTLYTALNVLGDSIPALKYEISGDSLIIWGTGDPSFLHPKLGNRRVYDFLANSPYDIYLSDELPLRFEPSYWRSDLSHFPMYGNSANVQRTETGSLLVSPQAISNFLRQDSTLNLNRFNIVRSKIGTELLYPVIPVPDDFKDRILYPVDMQVTRFLLQDTLKKEVGLILKPKPTNPNILYSIPSDSLYKHMMLPSDNFLAEQILLLVSGIIGDTLEMEKAIEYGLENHYNKLKNIPVWEDGSGLSRFNLFTPRTVLEVLNMLERKVNDQERLKMMLPAGGVSGTLRNAYKTDKDKPFVWAKTGSLRYMHLQSGWVETRKGKSYRYVFMNNNFVRPTSEVRVEMVRIMTEIHEKY, from the coding sequence ATGAAAAATCACATTCTATTATTGATCATTCTTATATTCAGCCAGATTTCAGTTTCCTATGGCCAGAGACTAAATGAGCGCAGAGTAAGGAAAATGTTCGAAAACTCTGCAATCATGCAGGAACATTTTGTGGGTTTTATGATCCAGGACGAATCCGGGAAAATTATCTATCAGCAAAATCAAGACAGACATTTTGTTCCTGCCTCAAACACAAAATTGCTTACCCTTTATACTGCCTTAAATGTGTTAGGAGATTCTATTCCTGCATTAAAATATGAAATCAGTGGTGACTCTTTGATTATCTGGGGAACAGGAGACCCATCTTTTCTTCATCCTAAATTGGGCAATAGAAGGGTGTATGATTTTTTGGCCAATAGTCCTTATGATATTTATTTGTCTGATGAACTCCCACTAAGATTTGAACCCAGTTATTGGCGGTCAGATCTTTCTCATTTTCCCATGTATGGCAATTCTGCTAATGTTCAAAGAACGGAAACAGGAAGTCTTTTGGTGTCGCCACAAGCCATTTCCAACTTCCTTAGACAGGATTCCACTTTAAATCTTAACAGGTTTAACATTGTTAGATCTAAAATCGGAACTGAGCTTTTATATCCTGTGATTCCGGTTCCTGATGATTTCAAAGATAGGATTCTTTATCCTGTGGATATGCAGGTAACGAGATTTTTGCTACAGGATACTTTGAAAAAAGAAGTCGGTCTGATTCTAAAACCCAAACCGACCAACCCAAATATACTTTATAGCATTCCAAGTGACAGTTTGTATAAACACATGATGTTACCGAGTGACAATTTTCTGGCTGAGCAAATTCTTCTTTTGGTCTCAGGAATTATTGGAGACACCTTAGAAATGGAAAAAGCCATTGAATATGGGCTTGAAAACCACTACAATAAATTAAAAAACATCCCAGTTTGGGAGGATGGATCTGGTTTATCAAGGTTCAATCTTTTTACTCCAAGGACGGTTTTGGAGGTGCTTAATATGCTTGAGCGTAAGGTTAATGACCAGGAAAGGCTCAAAATGATGCTTCCTGCAGGAGGTGTTTCCGGTACCCTTCGTAATGCTTATAAAACAGATAAAGATAAACCCTTTGTTTGGGCCAAAACAGGTTCACTGAGATATATGCACCTTCAGAGTGGTTGGGTAGAAACGAGAAAGGGGAAAAGCTACCGCTATGTTTTTATGAACAATAATTTTGTCCGCCCTACCTCAGAAGTTAGGGTCGAAATGGTAAGGATTATGACAGAAATCCATGAAAAATATTAA
- a CDS encoding S9 family peptidase — MKKILFFLILMGLFYEVISQSFTIEQISSYPFPSELTTSQTGNSIAWAMNEQGLRNIYISQEPEYAPKNITSFDKDDGQEITSLQFSNDGKFIVFVRGGEHGSNWNYDAGINPASETNIPKVAIWKVSLENGKAEMLTEGDNPIISPDSKTIAFLKNRQIWTIPVAEGKASQHFEVKGSINSFQWSPDGKQILFELNRGTHSLIGIYSDHDRPIQWIEPSFQRDVSPKWSLDGKMIAFVRLPGGKSEPHPILEQRHSPWEIWVADAASGSGSSRWKSPETLMGSVPTTHGRFNLHWAAENQLVYLSYEDGWPHLYTMDPFSGPSKQLTKGQFMVEHINLSHDKSKIFFSANTGSDKLDIDRRHIGMVNLKDDQMVMLTEGEGIEAIPVALSDNQKIAFFSATSQRPMLPAILDIPTKEIKLIATDLIPSDFPDNLVVPKQVIFKSSDGMVIHGQIFEKPGGSSKKPGVVFVHGGPQRQMLLGWHYGDYYSNTYAVNQYLAEMGFVVLSVNFRLGIGYGYEFHKAPRTYWQGAEEYLDVKAAGEYLASLENVDENRIGIYGGSYGGYLTALALGKDSGLFKVGVDIHGVHELSSRLKLQDGFEQAPDYTKALKIAWLSSPLAYLDTWTSPVLFIHGDDDRNVQVSQTTDLIRRFDEKKKPYEYLIIPDDSHHWMKHSNLIKVNKETAEFLNKHLNQK; from the coding sequence ATGAAAAAAATCCTCTTCTTTTTGATCTTGATGGGGCTCTTCTATGAGGTTATTTCCCAGTCCTTTACCATAGAACAAATATCTTCCTATCCATTTCCTTCTGAATTGACAACTTCACAAACAGGAAACAGCATTGCATGGGCTATGAATGAACAGGGATTGAGAAATATTTACATCAGTCAGGAACCTGAATATGCTCCCAAGAATATCACTTCATTTGATAAAGATGACGGGCAGGAAATCACTTCCCTGCAATTTTCAAATGACGGTAAATTTATTGTTTTTGTCAGAGGCGGTGAACATGGCAGCAATTGGAATTATGATGCGGGGATCAATCCTGCAAGCGAAACAAATATTCCTAAAGTGGCCATTTGGAAAGTTTCTCTTGAAAATGGCAAAGCTGAGATGTTAACCGAAGGGGATAATCCAATCATCTCCCCGGACAGTAAAACTATCGCTTTTCTGAAAAACAGACAAATTTGGACAATTCCTGTTGCTGAAGGTAAAGCATCTCAGCATTTTGAAGTCAAAGGTTCTATCAATTCTTTTCAGTGGTCACCTGATGGTAAGCAAATTTTGTTTGAATTAAACAGAGGAACCCATTCTTTGATTGGAATTTATTCAGATCATGACAGGCCTATTCAATGGATTGAACCCTCTTTCCAAAGGGATGTAAGTCCAAAATGGTCCTTAGACGGAAAAATGATAGCTTTTGTTAGATTGCCCGGAGGAAAGTCAGAGCCTCATCCTATATTGGAGCAAAGACATAGTCCTTGGGAAATCTGGGTAGCAGATGCGGCATCCGGCAGTGGTTCGTCAAGGTGGAAGTCACCGGAAACCTTAATGGGATCTGTACCTACCACGCATGGCCGTTTCAATCTGCATTGGGCAGCGGAGAATCAATTGGTTTATCTATCCTATGAAGATGGTTGGCCACATTTGTATACTATGGATCCTTTTTCCGGTCCATCCAAGCAATTGACTAAAGGACAATTTATGGTAGAGCATATCAATCTCAGTCATGATAAAAGTAAAATATTTTTTTCGGCAAATACAGGTTCTGATAAGTTGGATATAGATCGCAGGCATATTGGTATGGTTAATCTTAAAGACGATCAAATGGTCATGCTGACTGAAGGAGAGGGGATAGAAGCAATTCCGGTAGCACTGTCGGACAACCAAAAAATTGCTTTTTTTTCAGCCACGAGTCAAAGACCAATGCTTCCGGCAATTTTGGATATTCCTACCAAAGAGATTAAGCTAATAGCAACGGACCTTATTCCATCAGATTTCCCGGATAATCTTGTTGTTCCAAAGCAGGTAATTTTTAAATCCTCCGACGGCATGGTAATTCATGGACAGATTTTTGAAAAACCGGGAGGGTCGTCCAAAAAGCCCGGTGTAGTTTTCGTACATGGGGGCCCACAGCGGCAAATGCTTTTGGGATGGCATTACGGGGATTATTATTCCAATACTTATGCAGTCAATCAATACTTGGCTGAGATGGGATTTGTGGTACTTTCCGTAAATTTTAGACTGGGGATAGGCTATGGCTATGAGTTTCATAAAGCACCTAGAACATATTGGCAAGGGGCTGAGGAGTATCTGGACGTTAAAGCTGCCGGAGAGTATTTGGCCTCATTGGAAAATGTGGATGAAAATAGAATCGGTATATATGGTGGTTCCTATGGAGGATACCTCACCGCCTTGGCTTTGGGCAAGGATTCCGGATTATTCAAAGTAGGGGTAGATATTCATGGGGTCCATGAGTTGTCAAGTAGACTGAAGTTGCAGGACGGTTTTGAACAAGCCCCCGATTATACCAAGGCACTAAAAATTGCATGGCTTTCTTCGCCGCTTGCTTACTTGGATACTTGGACTTCTCCGGTCTTATTTATCCATGGGGATGATGACCGCAACGTACAGGTGAGTCAGACCACTGACCTGATCAGGAGATTTGATGAAAAAAAGAAGCCTTATGAATACCTCATCATTCCTGATGACAGTCATCACTGGATGAAACATTCGAATTTGATTAAAGTAAATAAAGAGACCGCGGAATTTTTGAACAAACATCTGAACCAAAAATGA
- a CDS encoding SusD/RagB family nutrient-binding outer membrane lipoprotein has protein sequence MKNLSKLNIFLIALVMVFLASCDNWLDVNENPNNPTDAPIQGLLTNVVLESTLNVQRAGSITSNYVQHLASPNPSSSSDIMEPLDFSGTWGSFYGIMSDITDLINKSENLGASHYVAVGQTMMAMNLGLVVDMWGNAPYSEGFTFETVTPKFDDDQQLYAEINALLDQALVNFNQASSVTVRGDDFIFQGNIPRWIKFVNSLKARYMIHMKGKPGYNAGEVLAAVSSGFVGNIDDAKMNFFEQRRNPWEVIALNNQNLLLGGWISSQFIEALDGTSYPIEDPRLPLMVGATDNGEYIGVENGAGRGDAPERGARSVLIPGQFYTTRTGPVLIMTFSELKFIEAEAAFETDKVRAYAAYLEGIRAHMRMLSVNDASLEAYISHPSVSMGVAAFTINDIFKEKWIATFLNPETWNDARRFDYAYKDMTIPESLNPNLNGQFIRRLAYPDSEVSRNGNNVPSVTLLDRIWWNE, from the coding sequence ATGAAGAATTTATCAAAACTTAACATATTCTTGATAGCATTGGTGATGGTGTTTTTGGCATCTTGTGACAATTGGCTGGATGTCAACGAAAACCCAAACAATCCAACAGACGCTCCTATTCAGGGACTTTTGACCAATGTGGTCCTTGAGTCCACATTGAACGTTCAAAGGGCTGGTTCGATTACAAGTAACTACGTGCAGCATCTTGCATCTCCCAACCCTTCAAGCTCCTCTGATATTATGGAGCCCTTGGATTTCAGCGGTACCTGGGGAAGTTTCTATGGAATAATGTCAGATATCACTGATCTGATCAATAAATCCGAAAATTTGGGAGCATCCCATTATGTTGCAGTAGGTCAGACTATGATGGCAATGAATTTAGGTCTTGTAGTCGATATGTGGGGTAATGCACCTTATTCAGAAGGATTTACTTTTGAAACTGTGACTCCTAAATTTGATGACGATCAGCAGTTATATGCTGAGATTAATGCGCTGTTGGATCAGGCTTTGGTTAATTTCAATCAGGCCTCTTCTGTCACAGTCAGAGGAGATGATTTTATTTTCCAGGGAAATATCCCAAGGTGGATAAAATTTGTAAATTCTCTCAAGGCAAGATATATGATACACATGAAAGGAAAACCAGGTTATAATGCTGGTGAAGTATTGGCAGCAGTATCTAGTGGTTTTGTTGGTAACATTGATGATGCCAAAATGAATTTCTTTGAGCAAAGGAGAAATCCTTGGGAAGTAATTGCGTTGAACAACCAAAACCTTCTTTTGGGTGGATGGATTTCTTCCCAGTTTATTGAGGCCCTTGACGGTACATCATATCCTATTGAAGACCCAAGGCTACCATTAATGGTTGGTGCTACAGATAATGGGGAATATATCGGGGTAGAAAATGGCGCCGGTAGGGGAGATGCACCTGAACGTGGTGCCAGATCAGTATTGATCCCGGGTCAGTTCTATACTACAAGAACAGGACCGGTGTTGATTATGACCTTTTCCGAGTTGAAATTTATTGAAGCTGAAGCAGCATTCGAAACAGACAAAGTCCGTGCTTATGCGGCTTATCTTGAGGGGATACGTGCCCACATGAGAATGCTTTCTGTAAATGATGCATCATTAGAGGCATATATCAGCCATCCTTCGGTGAGCATGGGTGTAGCTGCATTTACCATCAATGACATATTTAAGGAAAAATGGATAGCAACATTCCTTAATCCTGAGACCTGGAATGATGCCAGAAGGTTTGATTATGCCTACAAGGATATGACCATTCCTGAAAGCCTTAATCCAAATCTGAATGGTCAGTTTATAAGGAGATTGGCTTACCCGGATTCTGAAGTCAGTAGAAATGGCAATAATGTACCTTCTGTGACATTATTGGACCGAATCTGGTGGAATGAATAA
- a CDS encoding SusC/RagA family TonB-linked outer membrane protein, with protein sequence MKKKITVFVLFFLAVISMSPDIYAQDNAIKGKVTSRDDGQPLPGVTVLVQNTTIGTVTDIDGNYSINVPSGSNVLTFSFIGFVGQSVDINNRSTIDVVMVTDTRQLSEVVVTAFGIEQEKKTLGYAVQRIDNEDIVRTKQPNIVNALQGQAAGVQVTNAGGAPGQSARIIIRGVNSLSPGADNQPLFIVDGIQIDNSTVESPGTPRGLSNRVADLNPDDIESMSILKGAAATALYGVRAANGAVIITTKRGKAGTTAVNVSSSVGFETPNRIPRLQENFGQGFSGVYDPTSFWPAWGAPIAEVAQTVPGHKYQDNWRRAFDTGVQISNNVSISGGNDNATFFGSFGRFDHDGIMPFSNWARTSAKLNGQVKVSEKFNFSSSLNYINSGGNRVPHDRFMERLVYWAETQDVRDYINPDGTMKTYGSNTNPIYDARFSTFEDNVDRLIGNVTLNYKPADWIDFTYRIGADVFSDSRTEITPGPKRIDGEVPLSATGFIREIRINSRDLTSTFIVSMQKRWSEKWNTSLRFGNDIFERRFDRLSSLGQDFVIPEFFNLSNTRQIFSDQGKSIRRLVGFYGDVTVDYQGTVFLNVTGRNDISSTLPQQNNSFFYPSFNLSYLFSETFDLPSWMSFGKIRASYAEVGKDTDPHLLGATYVTPNIYPLAGQVGFTRFGGFGDPNLRPERTSSIELGTQLGFLDNRIELDIAYYKNNTKDQIIPVPVSPSTGFTSYITNAGEIQNEGVEFVIKALAMQRNEFRWNINFNLSFNDNTVKSIREGIEEIIVGSQFGYVGSTVTMKLVEGRPYGDIYGSSYTRFYQGGRPEGVETLDRNLPIVIGANGFPVRDGTQLILGNAIPKWFGGIRNDFNYKNWDFSFLVDGRFGVDQYNQFGNFLSAFGMNEFTNDRNDTRVFEGVLSDGSPNGQEVWLGQGVGPDGRNYGAGFYRNTYRTVSENFVQDASFIKLRNITLGYNFSPRLLEKTFIRSLRASVAANNIILYTPWDGFDPESFSAGAGGNAVGFTGLGFPAVQSLFFSLNLGF encoded by the coding sequence ATGAAGAAAAAAATTACTGTTTTCGTTCTTTTCTTTTTGGCAGTTATCAGCATGTCTCCGGATATATATGCTCAGGATAATGCCATTAAAGGAAAAGTAACTTCCAGAGATGATGGTCAACCATTGCCGGGAGTAACCGTTTTGGTGCAAAATACCACAATTGGTACTGTTACAGATATCGATGGAAACTATTCCATCAATGTACCCAGTGGTAGTAATGTTTTAACTTTCTCATTTATTGGTTTTGTAGGCCAATCTGTTGATATCAACAACAGGTCAACCATAGATGTGGTGATGGTTACCGATACAAGGCAGTTGTCCGAAGTGGTCGTGACGGCATTTGGTATAGAACAGGAGAAGAAAACCTTGGGTTATGCGGTACAAAGAATTGATAATGAAGATATCGTTCGAACCAAACAACCTAATATAGTAAACGCCCTTCAGGGACAGGCTGCAGGTGTTCAAGTTACCAATGCAGGTGGCGCTCCGGGTCAGAGTGCTAGAATTATCATTCGGGGCGTCAATTCATTGAGTCCAGGTGCGGATAATCAGCCATTGTTTATTGTAGATGGTATTCAGATAGACAATTCAACTGTGGAGTCTCCGGGAACACCAAGAGGACTTTCGAACAGGGTGGCAGATCTTAACCCTGACGATATTGAATCTATGAGTATTTTGAAGGGTGCTGCTGCTACAGCTCTTTATGGGGTTCGTGCCGCCAATGGTGCTGTAATCATTACTACCAAAAGAGGTAAGGCAGGAACTACGGCAGTTAATGTATCTTCTTCTGTAGGTTTTGAAACACCGAACAGGATTCCAAGACTTCAGGAAAATTTTGGTCAGGGTTTTAGCGGGGTTTATGATCCTACGAGCTTTTGGCCTGCGTGGGGAGCGCCGATTGCGGAGGTTGCTCAGACTGTTCCTGGTCATAAGTACCAGGATAATTGGAGAAGGGCCTTTGATACAGGAGTCCAGATATCCAATAACGTAAGCATCTCGGGAGGAAACGATAATGCAACTTTTTTTGGTTCATTTGGAAGGTTTGACCATGATGGAATTATGCCATTCAGTAATTGGGCGAGAACCTCAGCCAAGTTGAACGGTCAGGTAAAGGTTTCTGAAAAATTCAATTTTTCAAGTTCTCTCAATTATATCAACTCAGGAGGTAACAGGGTTCCTCATGACAGATTCATGGAAAGATTGGTTTATTGGGCTGAAACGCAGGATGTAAGAGACTATATCAATCCTGATGGAACAATGAAAACTTATGGGTCCAACACCAATCCCATCTATGATGCGAGGTTCAGTACATTTGAAGATAATGTAGATAGATTGATCGGAAATGTCACTTTGAATTATAAACCCGCTGATTGGATTGATTTTACTTATCGTATTGGAGCGGATGTCTTTTCGGATAGTAGGACGGAAATCACTCCCGGTCCTAAGAGGATAGATGGAGAGGTGCCCTTGAGTGCGACTGGTTTTATCCGTGAAATCAGAATCAACAGCAGAGATCTTACTTCCACTTTCATAGTTTCCATGCAAAAACGTTGGAGCGAAAAATGGAATACATCCCTGAGATTTGGAAATGATATCTTCGAAAGACGATTTGACAGGCTATCTTCATTGGGACAGGATTTTGTTATTCCGGAGTTTTTCAACTTATCCAATACCAGACAGATTTTCAGTGATCAAGGAAAAAGTATCAGGAGATTAGTTGGTTTTTATGGAGATGTCACGGTGGATTATCAAGGAACAGTTTTCTTAAATGTTACAGGTAGAAATGATATTTCTTCTACTTTACCTCAACAGAACAATTCCTTTTTCTATCCATCCTTCAATTTGAGTTATCTGTTTTCTGAAACCTTCGATCTACCATCCTGGATGTCTTTTGGGAAAATCCGCGCGTCTTATGCAGAAGTAGGTAAAGATACCGATCCGCATTTACTTGGAGCTACTTATGTTACACCGAATATTTACCCACTGGCTGGACAGGTTGGATTTACCAGGTTTGGCGGTTTTGGAGATCCAAATCTTAGGCCTGAAAGAACCTCTTCAATAGAATTGGGGACCCAACTGGGATTTTTGGATAATCGGATTGAGTTGGACATAGCTTACTATAAAAATAACACCAAAGATCAGATCATACCCGTACCTGTATCACCTTCGACAGGGTTTACTTCCTATATCACCAACGCAGGTGAAATTCAGAATGAAGGAGTTGAATTTGTAATTAAGGCTCTGGCCATGCAGAGGAACGAATTCAGATGGAATATTAATTTCAACCTTTCATTTAATGACAACACAGTCAAATCGATCAGAGAAGGAATTGAGGAGATAATCGTAGGTAGTCAATTTGGATATGTTGGAAGTACGGTGACAATGAAATTGGTTGAAGGAAGACCTTATGGGGATATTTATGGAAGTAGTTATACAAGATTTTATCAAGGGGGAAGACCTGAAGGGGTAGAAACTTTGGATAGAAACCTTCCTATAGTGATCGGAGCAAATGGATTCCCGGTGAGGGATGGAACCCAATTGATTTTGGGAAATGCCATACCGAAATGGTTTGGTGGAATCAGAAATGATTTCAATTATAAAAATTGGGATTTTTCATTCCTTGTCGATGGTCGTTTTGGAGTAGATCAATATAATCAGTTTGGTAATTTTCTGTCGGCTTTTGGAATGAATGAATTTACAAATGACAGAAATGATACCAGGGTTTTTGAAGGAGTATTGTCAGATGGGTCGCCTAACGGTCAGGAAGTTTGGCTAGGTCAAGGTGTAGGCCCAGATGGTAGGAATTATGGAGCCGGGTTTTATAGAAATACTTATAGAACAGTGAGTGAAAATTTTGTGCAGGATGCAAGCTTTATCAAGTTGAGAAACATAACCTTGGGATATAATTTCAGTCCAAGGTTGTTGGAAAAAACCTTCATCAGATCACTAAGAGCTTCTGTAGCTGCCAATAACATTATCCTTTACACCCCTTGGGATGGATTTGATCCGGAATCATTCAGTGCCGGAGCAGGCGGCAACGCTGTCGGCTTTACTGGCTTGGGCTTCCCGGCCGTACAAAGCCTCTTTTTCTCACTTAATCTTGGATTCTAA